A region from the Stygiolobus caldivivus genome encodes:
- the soxA gene encoding proton pump complex quinol oxidase subunit SoxA, with product MLAIILGYFSWEIVQIQTGANVSFRYGLPLYSGMPKQAQEAVSYFESHPPSNHTSEVINGILVVNMTIYQYYYSPNVIKAQPNQQVVLILNSPQVITGIYLRLPNGVINVNAVPGIPSYAYFVSPSSQGNYTWYEPEYAGYAFSTNMTGTLEVV from the coding sequence ATGCTAGCCATTATTCTAGGCTATTTTTCATGGGAAATAGTCCAAATACAGACCGGTGCTAACGTAAGTTTTAGATACGGTCTACCCTTGTATTCAGGGATGCCTAAACAAGCCCAAGAAGCCGTTTCGTATTTTGAGTCCCACCCACCGTCTAACCACACGTCTGAAGTCATTAACGGCATATTAGTAGTTAACATGACAATATACCAGTATTACTACTCACCTAACGTAATCAAGGCTCAACCTAACCAGCAAGTAGTCCTAATATTAAACTCCCCCCAAGTCATAACCGGAATATACTTACGGCTCCCTAACGGTGTAATTAACGTAAACGCAGTACCAGGGATCCCGAGTTATGCATACTTTGTGTCCCCCAGTTCTCAGGGGAACTATACTTGGTATGAGCCCGAATACGCGGGCTATGCGTTTTCTACGAATATGACCGGGACATTAGAGGTGGTCTAG
- a CDS encoding cbb3-type cytochrome c oxidase subunit I: MSMFLSKFKSVALPKDTLGVVWLFTLGAIGWLVIVGTAAMNMRTYLVFPSNSAGIGPTYYLALTLHGWSAMLGVVPDAAFAVIAFAMYKSGLSVVNTKKIAYLFWASNLGLLLALLGGPDMGWYMYPPLAIEENSTFKAFLIYQSPLLIGLAYIALAVNSIGETIIPIILLADAYATKPKNQKLNIFAAYGVAFAAIIALTMPALSAAEIWYALHFLAGVQVDPLLWLILFWFYGHPVVYYVPFPLFGALYYYIPKAAGRALYSEKWARWNIYLLAIGSMLIWVHHLQTFPLPVVLRLWANFATLVLAAGSGLTVLNLGLTILLSNGYNYRDPIGMSFLIALIGFILGGVQALPQPFNIVNPIIHNTYYIVGHFHLIIWTLILVGFTGVFLDLLKSSSTGFDYSKTASRLITAGLLLWTIPFMTIGYLMSVEGYLGMIRRVIAYPAMFEPFNLAISLLAEIGIPGLVLAISTAIGDYITRGVTTGGVSISASTSISMNVSKEVKLDG, translated from the coding sequence ATGTCTATGTTTTTAAGTAAATTTAAGAGTGTTGCGTTACCAAAAGATACCTTAGGAGTAGTCTGGCTATTCACTCTCGGTGCGATAGGTTGGCTAGTAATAGTGGGAACCGCAGCTATGAACATGAGGACTTACCTTGTATTTCCCAGTAATTCTGCAGGTATAGGGCCCACATACTACCTAGCCCTGACACTACACGGATGGAGTGCAATGCTCGGAGTAGTTCCCGATGCTGCATTTGCTGTAATAGCATTCGCTATGTATAAAAGTGGTCTATCTGTAGTGAACACTAAGAAGATAGCTTATCTGTTCTGGGCGTCGAATTTAGGCTTATTGTTAGCGTTACTAGGAGGACCCGATATGGGCTGGTATATGTATCCGCCATTAGCTATAGAAGAAAATAGTACCTTTAAGGCATTCCTCATCTACCAGTCCCCCTTACTAATAGGTCTCGCTTATATTGCCTTAGCTGTAAACTCTATTGGGGAGACTATAATCCCTATTATTTTACTGGCTGATGCTTACGCAACAAAGCCCAAGAACCAGAAACTGAACATTTTCGCAGCATACGGTGTAGCTTTTGCGGCTATAATAGCCCTTACAATGCCTGCATTATCAGCAGCGGAGATCTGGTATGCGTTGCACTTTTTAGCTGGTGTTCAAGTAGACCCGCTCCTCTGGTTAATACTGTTCTGGTTCTACGGACACCCGGTAGTCTATTATGTACCGTTCCCTCTATTTGGAGCATTATATTATTATATACCTAAGGCCGCTGGTAGGGCATTGTACAGCGAGAAATGGGCTAGATGGAACATATACCTTTTGGCTATAGGTTCGATGTTAATTTGGGTGCACCACTTACAGACTTTTCCACTGCCAGTAGTCCTGAGGCTGTGGGCTAACTTCGCCACTTTAGTCTTAGCTGCTGGTTCCGGGTTGACCGTTTTAAACCTAGGCCTTACAATTCTCTTATCAAACGGTTATAACTACAGAGACCCCATAGGAATGTCGTTCTTAATAGCTTTAATAGGGTTTATACTAGGCGGAGTACAGGCATTACCTCAGCCTTTCAATATAGTAAACCCAATCATACATAATACGTATTATATAGTAGGGCACTTCCACTTAATAATTTGGACGTTAATACTAGTTGGCTTTACGGGTGTATTCCTAGACCTATTAAAGTCCAGTTCCACGGGATTCGACTACTCAAAGACCGCCTCAAGGTTAATAACTGCAGGGCTTTTACTCTGGACTATACCGTTCATGACTATAGGGTACCTAATGTCAGTAGAAGGATATCTAGGGATGATCAGGAGGGTTATAGCTTATCCTGCCATGTTCGAGCCCTTTAACCTCGCCATTTCCCTGCTTGCAGAGATCGGGATCCCCGGTCTTGTATTAGCAATTTCTACTGCTATTGGTGATTACATTACGAGGGGAGTTACTACTGGAGGTGTATCTATATCTGCATCCACCTCTATATCAATGAACGTAAGTAAGGAGGTGAAATTGGATGGCTGA